Part of the Woronichinia naegeliana WA131 genome, GGATATTTAACACTAAGAATATGACTAAAGTAGGACAAAATTGAGTTTCCTGCTGTCCAATATTCGGGGGGAAATTCTATACTACGTTCAATTTTTAAAGGGTTATTATCTTGATAGTAAGATGATTGCTGACCGAGAAAGTAACCTCTGATAGCATATATTCCCTTGTCTGTAATTTTTACAGGAGCATTTGTAATCGGGTTATTTCTTACATTTAACTCTTCTAAGTTTTTGATTGTGATAATTGCTTCTGGAATCTCGGTAATTTGGTTAGAACCGAGGTTAAGCTCTGTCAGATTCTCTAGCTCAGCAATCACGTCTGGAATCTCACTAATTTGGTTTTCACTGAGGTTAAGCACTGCCAGGTTTTTTAACTCAGCAATCGCGTCTGGAATCTCACTAATTCGGTTATAACTAAGGTTAAACTCTGTCAGATTTTCTAACTCAGAGATCGCGTCTGAAATCTCACTAATTCGGTTATAACTAAGGTTAAACTCTGTCAGATTTTTTAACTCAGCAATCGCGTCTGGAATCTCACTAATTCGGTTAAGACTAAGGTTAAACTCTGTCAGATTTTTTAACTCAGCAATCGCGTCTGGAATCTCACTAATTTTATTATAATAAAGGTCAAGCTCTGTCAGATTTTTTAACTCAGCAATCGCGTCTGGAATCTCACTTATTTGGTTAGAACGGAGGTTAAGCTCTGTCAGATTTTTTAACTCAGCGATCACGTCTGGAATCTCACTAATTTTGTTATCCTCAAGGTCAAGCTTTGTCAGATTTTTTAACTCAGTGATCGCCTCTGAAATTTCACTGATTTGGTTAAAACTCAGGTCAAGCTTTGTCAAATTTTTTAGATTGTAAACTTCTTCAGGTAATTCTGTTAGCCTCTGACGCGATAAATCTAACTTTTGCCCGCCTTCCGCCGCCGCTTGCTCAATTATTTTTAATACTGCATCACTTGTCATAACTAAACCTCTTAGAATTTTCTCATTTAATCTAAAATTTCTAATTTTAGTGCGATCACCCTTTGAAAAGATAGCTATTCATCATCATCAGGTAATAAAGGCTTTTGGGCTGAATGTCTAACAAAAAGAATTTGCACTTTATCCTCTGTAACTGTAAATAAAATTCTATAGGTATTCCGTCCTTTACCATAGATAAGCTGTCGAATTTCTTCTGCAAAAAAAGAATTTTCAAAAGCAAGAGAACAACGCGATGGCATTTGCTCCAGAGACAGAATTGATTTGTATAAACCTTCTAGCCAAATTCGGGCCTGTCGAGGAGATGAACAACTTAACCATAAATAAGCATCCTTAATTCCCTGTTCTGCTTCAGGCTGAATAATGACCCGATATTGACCAATCATTGTTCCATGTCCCACTGATCGAACAATTCCGCAAAAACTTCTTCTGCATTCCTACCTTGACCTTGCTTCATTTGTTCAAGGCCACGCTTAAGACCCTTAAGAGTTTCCAGCAATTCAGCCGCCTTGAGAAGTTCCTGATAGGACTCAGCATCCTGTACTACCAGTTCTGCTTTACCATTAACCGTGAGAATCACAGGATGTTTAGTTCGCTTTAAATTTTCTAAAAACTCGGTGGTATTTCGCTTGAAATCCGTGAGAGACCGTATATCTTGGGTTAGCTCAATCATTTTTTTAGCACATAATAGGCATTGAATTATATGCTATCACAAATTCATTCCTTCCCAATGCTCTCTTTTCCCAATTTCATCAAAACGCGATCGCCTTCTCTCACACAATCGGGACTTTGTAAGACTTTATTTTTATTAGATTCTTGCCATTCAGAAACCTTATCAATTGCAAATTGAGTACAATCTTCTAAAATATCTTCTTCTGCCAAAAAATCATCAAAAGACGAACCGATATAAGGATTATTAGTCATTGATTTGCCTCACTAAAGATTGTCTGTTACGAGCAATAATTAAATCTTGATTTTGGGCATCCTAGCAGAACGCTTTCAAAACAGCAAGATTGCAAAGA contains:
- a CDS encoding leucine-rich repeat domain-containing protein; its protein translation is MTSDAVLKIIEQAAAEGGQKLDLSRQRLTELPEEVYNLKNLTKLDLSFNQISEISEAITELKNLTKLDLEDNKISEIPDVIAELKNLTELNLRSNQISEIPDAIAELKNLTELDLYYNKISEIPDAIAELKNLTEFNLSLNRISEIPDAIAELKNLTEFNLSYNRISEISDAISELENLTEFNLSYNRISEIPDAIAELKNLAVLNLSENQISEIPDVIAELENLTELNLGSNQITEIPEAIITIKNLEELNVRNNPITNAPVKITDKGIYAIRGYFLGQQSSYYQDNNPLKIERSIEFPPEYWTAGNSILSYFSHILSVKYPNQNIKVKIEQEGLLLRMIIDIPDGKPEIIEKTFTDYIRVISRQLPPESLLSDPFEVMALKNKLEIAELELRQAKELFAIVSDKDRQRINSLEMQVSELFSIIGQSLQKDHHTTVNINQELANQQGTGDNIGNDKVGNDKIGRDKIKRE
- a CDS encoding type II toxin-antitoxin system RelE/ParE family toxin produces the protein MIGQYRVIIQPEAEQGIKDAYLWLSCSSPRQARIWLEGLYKSILSLEQMPSRCSLAFENSFFAEEIRQLIYGKGRNTYRILFTVTEDKVQILFVRHSAQKPLLPDDDE
- a CDS encoding type II toxin-antitoxin system Phd/YefM family antitoxin — its product is MIELTQDIRSLTDFKRNTTEFLENLKRTKHPVILTVNGKAELVVQDAESYQELLKAAELLETLKGLKRGLEQMKQGQGRNAEEVFAELFDQWDMEQ